The following proteins come from a genomic window of Candidozyma auris chromosome 4, complete sequence:
- the ISU1 gene encoding iron-binding protein, whose protein sequence is MLRQLARPMLTSARLARPAFAAARPALRMPAMVPVASKRMYHEKVLDHYANPRNVGVLNKNDADVGTGLVGAPACGDVMRLQIKVDEDTGVIKDVKFKTFGCGSAIASSSYVTELVKGKTIEEAMRIKNTAIAKELSLPPVKLHCSMLAEDAIKSAVKDYRSKRASAVKEPTLGPATA, encoded by the coding sequence ATGTTGAGACAACTTGCCAGACCTATGCTTACATCGGCCAGATTGGCCAGACCAGCGTTTGCCGCTGCTAGACCAGCGTTGAGAATGCCCGCTATGGTTCCAGTGGCCTCAAAGAGAATGTATCATGAAAAAGTGCTTGATCACTATGCCAACCCCAGAAACGTTGGTGTGTTGAATAAAAACGATGCTGACGTGGGAACCGGGTTGGTGGGTGCGCCAGCTTGCGGTGATGTCATGAGATTGCAAATAAAGGTGGATGAAGACACTGGCGTGATCAAGGATGTTAAGTTTAAGACTTTCGGCTGTGGCTCTGCTAtcgcctcttcttcgtaTGTCACTGAGCTTGTCAAGGGCAAGACCATCGAGGAGGCAATGCGCATCAAGAACACGGCTATTGCCAAGGAATTGTCGTTGCCACCAGTGAAGTTGCATTGCTCCATGTTGGCTGAGGACGCCATCAAGTCTGCTGTCAAGGACTACAGATCCAAGAGAGCCAGTGCCGTTAAGGAACCCACTTTGGGCCCTGCCACTGCCTAA
- the LPI9 gene encoding protein phosphatase regulator, with translation MSIPPSDIETGVSNGDVDWLFRGKSKKLNKKLHSDKAGADEDRSRADDKDNGDREREKSGSRRSVSMESASSEQQGKQQAPIDPEDPKYPSKAVSKPTTARSPSSPAAASQASPSTPPQQPRRRSSISFMSLGNSGSNGSAHDSDSSSSQPPSRSNSGRGRSFLSSLSSKFKSSGNASPSSAPPAASTKLNPNMIGSGSQPPANQDLASLVNRPPAEAGISIPQPKGRRSSFSASPKSSVDSERGGFFKRRTSNVDQNPPPPPPSQRVVLNRNKNKEKVMREFADRKLKRVAFALDKLSDDPQQQIPSRRPKKGNVLIPEDLTAPLPRLSQGISVSDGKGNKTSITETKYTEKELQMAIEAQRKALAEAEKHAMDAHLSAKRLAAQISSFKTSNKTSATIEEDEVDIQAEKIEIDKPLHVHENHFDESSEHPEIAIEDLSLEDIYARCCHLREILPIPATLKQLKNKTSPLQVLKLLNPKPTLIDVLSFSDFLAITPINTVIFDNVTMTTEMLKHLLAALVHSKTLEKLSLRNVAIDETGWLYLCEFLGRNRTVKKLDISQQRVKTVTKQTSFRSAMNWDLFIKTLVARGGIEELVMGGCKLSDETFEKLLEQALTISTCRLGVAATEINLRKCEMIADWISRPNSKCVGIDIAYNDLSNGQLRPFIEAFNTKETRLIFFSLNATNLQNMEEVGELLRGLAKVQTLRFLDLSSLPQLFPGVISKLSKTLPLFPSLRRVHFDLNELTSQSIDAIADILPKVKNLVHVSLLGNRNLTRGCIGSLYTAVKNSNIFNLDLDYDIVPDELSQRLALYLMKNLDRQVRPDINSSRGDTAQDDVMFDGSLLMETAEKMLIESDKNSEEADLKLQKIITNALIERTNSIRKDIHKIIDDLFQKRASGTLNFEDKESLLRFCLLDASLEKVVHLFEQKAKKFTSYPMSPSPSAKDDKQLSLDSEISPGRASEPSKSSDHQHLHESSKALIDAGPILMAKSRPTATFTAPDSTFEPHSVVVESSSDGSKVPIDNTTGRPVLFRSMSQTSLHAKEQEKEEGEFHRWGYFMEHRKSEAEESDEKQQEKLVIGAVPSGSELREAIIEAKGVDSVTDLISKISTHRVSLDGIYNADKKRNSVERKPLSSQSESLEFKDAQETPSSDAADDSHSIDSGDEQTVHPVVDEAYDKLLNEAQRVRSNKDCAT, from the coding sequence ATGTCTATTCCGCCGTCGGATATTGAGACTGGCGTCTCCAACGGCGACGTCGACTGGCTATTTCGAGGCAAGTCCAAGAAACTCAATAAGAAGCTCCACCTGGATAAAGCTGGCGCTGACGAGGATAGGCTGAGGGCCGATGACAAGGATAATGGAGacagagagagagagaaaagtGGTTCGAGAAGATCTGTGAGCATGGAACTGGCGCTGAGTGAGCAGCAAGGCAAGCAGCAGGCGCCTATAGACCCTGAGGACCCTAAATACCCGCTGAAGGCAGTCCTGAAACCCACAACGGCGAGATCTCCGTCGTCTCCTGCTGCCGCATCCCAGGCATCCCCATCTACTCCACCGCAACAGCCCCGAAGACGATCCAGTATAAGCTTTATGAGTTTGGGCAATTCTGGCTCCAATGGATCTGCTCATGATAGCGACTCAAGCTCGTCGCAGCCGCCTCTGAGATCAAATTCTGGAAGGGGACGCTCGTTTTTGAGCTCTCTATCACTGAAGTTCAAGAGTTCAGGTAATGCATCCCCGAGTTCGGCTCCCCCAGCAGCTTCTACTAAACTCAATCCAAACATGATAGGCTCTGGCTCGCAGCCACCAGCGAATCAAGATTTGGCATCCTTAGTTAATAGACCCCCAGCAGAAGCTGGCATCTCTATTCCGCAGCCTAAGGGAAGGCGCTCTTCGTTTTCAGCTAGTCCAAAACTGTCAGTGGACTCGGAACGTGGTGGTTTCTTTAAAAGAAGAACCCTGAATGTCGATCAGAACCCccctcctcctccaccgTCACAGCGGGTTGTACTCAATCGCAATAAGAATAAGGAGAAAGTCATGCGAGAGTTTGCGGATCGAAAGCTAAAACGTGTGGCATTCGCTTTAGACAAGCTAAGTGATGAtcctcagcagcagatTCCTTCAAGGCGCCCTAAAAAGGGCAACGTCTTGATTCCAGAAGACTTGACTGCTCCGCTTCCTCGCTTGTCTCAAGGCATCTCTGTGAGTGACGGCAAGGGAAACAAGACGAGTATCACTGAGACAAAGTACACCGAAAAAGAGCTCCAAATGGCCATTGAAGcacaaagaaaagctcTTGCAGAAGCTGAAAAGCATGCTATGGATGCACATCTTTCCGCCAAGCGCTTGGCAGCACAGATCTCTCTGTTCAAGACTTCAAATAAGACTTCAGCAACCATAGAAGAGGATGAGGTTGATATTCAGGCTGAGAAGATAGAAATTGACAAGCCTTTACATGTTCATGAGAATCATTTCGATGAGAGTAGCGAACACCCGGAGATTGCTATTGAAGATTTGTCTCTCGAAGATATCTACGCTCGGTGCTGCCATCTTCGTGAAATCCTTCCCATCCCAGCAACGTTGAAACAGCTTAAGAACAAAACCAGTCCTCTACAGGtgctcaagctcttgaatCCAAAGCCAACCTTGATAGATGTTCTTTCATTCAGCGACTTCCTCGCTATCACCCCTATCAACACAGTCATTTTTGATAATGTTACAATGACGACTGAGATGCTTAAGCACTTGTTGGCGGCTTTGGTACACAGCAAGACattggagaagctttctCTTCGTAACGTTGCCATCGACGAAACTGGATGGCTTTATCTTTGTGAATTCTTAGGTCGCAACCGGACAGTCAAGAAACTTGACATTTCTCAACAGAGGGTGAAGACAGTGACTAAGCAAACATCATTCCGCTCTGCCATGAACTGGGACTTGTTTATCAAAACTTTAGTCGCCCGTGGAGGAATCGAAGAGTTGGTGATGGGAGGTTGTAAGCTTTCGGATGAGACCTTCGAAAAGTTGCTTGAGCAGGCACTCACTATTTCCACTTGCAGACTCGGGGTAGCTGCTACTGAGATCAACCTTCGCAAGTGTGAGATGATTGCTGACTGGATCAGCAGACCCAATTCCAAGTGCGTTGGAATTGATATAGCATACAATGATTTGAGTAATGGCCAGCTTAGGCCGTTTATTGAGGCATTCAACACCAAAGAGACTCGcctcattttcttttcgctCAACGCTACCAATCTACAAAACATGGAAGAAGTAGGAGAGCTATTACGAGGGTTGGCCAAGGTGCAGACGCTCCGATTCTTGGACTTGAGCTCCTTGCCACAACTATTCCCCGGGGTCATCTCAAAACTCAGCAAGACCCTTCCTTTATTCCCGTCGTTGAGAAGAGTGCACTTTGATCTAAATGAGCTCACATCACAATCTATTGACGCCATTGCCGATATCCTACCAAAGGTCAAGAACCTAGTGCATGTGTCACTTCTTGGTAATCGAAATTTGACCCGCGGTTGCATTGGCTCATTATACACGGCAGTGAAGAACTCAAACATATTCAATTTGGACTTGGACTATGACATAGTCCCAGATGAACTTTCGCAGAGATTGGCACTTTATCTAATGAAGAATCTAGACCGTCAAGTTAGACCGGATATCAACAGCAGCCGTGGTGATACCGCACAAGACGATGTTATGTTCGACGGTTCTCTTCTTATGGAGACTGCGGAAAAGATGTTGATCGAAAGTGACAAGAACTCCGAGGAAGCCGACTTGAAGTTGCAGAAAATCATCACGAATGCATTGATTGAAAGAACCAACTCGATCAGAAAGGATATTCACAAGATCATCGATGATCTATTTCAGAAGCGTGCATCTGGAACACTCAACTTTGAGGATAAGGAGTCTTTGTTGCgcttttgtcttcttgatgCTTCTTTAGAGAAGGTCGTCCatctttttgagcaaaaggcaaagaagttTACCAGTTATCCCATGagtccttctccttcaGCAAAGGACGACAAGCAGCTTTCACTCGATCTGGAAATCTCTCCAGGGCGTGCCTCTGAGCCGCTGAAGAGCAGTGACCATCAGCATTTGCATGAGAGCTCCAAGGCCCTAATTGATGCTGGTCCTATTTTGatggcaaaatcaagacCCACTGCAACATTCACAGCCCCAGATTCAACATTTGAACCTCACCTGGTTGTCGTGGAATCTAGTTCGGATGGACTGAAGGTCCCAATTGATAATACCACAGGACGTCCGGTCTTATTCCGATCTATGTCACAAACGTCTTTGCATGCTaaagagcaagaaaaagaggaggGAGAATTTCATCGTTGGGGGTATTTCATGGAGCATAGAAAATCTGAGGCGGAGGAATCAGACGAGAAGCAGCAAGAAAAATTGGTCATTGGAGCTGTTCCATCGGGCTCAGAACTTCGTGAGGCTATTATCGAGGCAAAGGGTGTTGATTCTGTGACAGACTTGATCTCCAAAATCAGCACGCACAGAGTCAGTTTGGATGGCATCTACAACGCagacaagaaaagaaactccGTGGAACGTAAGCCGTTACTGTCTCAATCTGAAAGCCTAGAATTCAAGGATGCCCAGGAGACCCCACTGAGCGACGCTGCCGACGACTCACACTCCATTGACTCCGGTGATGAACAAACTGTCCATCCTGTTGTCGATGAGGCTTACgacaagcttttgaatgAGGCTCAAAGAGTCCGTTCCAACAAAGATTGCGCAACGTAG
- the RPL5 gene encoding 60S ribosomal protein uL18, protein MAFDKAVKTSAYSSRFQTPFRRRREGKTDYYQRKRLVAQHKAKYNSPKYRLVVRFTNKDIIAQIVSSQIVGDIVLTAAYSHELPRYGIKHGLTNWSAAYATGLLVARRALQKLGLDETYKGVEEVEGEYELTEAVEDGPRPFKVFLDIGLQRTTTGARVFGVLKGASDGGLYIPHSPNRFPGWDIESEELDAELLRKYIMGGHIAEYMEELMDDDEEKYRQVFKSYIDEEIDPEDIEEIYMNAHEKIREDPSFKPTEKKFTKEQYAAESKKYKAKKLTKEQRQAKIAEKIAAFKAAQE, encoded by the coding sequence ATGGCTTTCGACAAAGCAGTCAAGACCTCTGCCTACTCTTCCAGATTCCAGACCCCCTTCCgtagaagaagagagggTAAGACCGACTACTAccagagaaagagattggTCGCTCAGCACAAGGCTAAGTACAACTCGCCAAAGTACAGATTGGTTGTTAGATTCACCAACAAGGACATCATTGCCCAGATCGTTTCGTCCCAGATTGTCGGTGATATTGTGTTGACCGCTGCCTACTCTCACGAGTTGCCAAGATACGGTATCAAGCACGGTTTGACCAACTGGTCTGCTGCCTACGCTACTGGTTTGTTGGTTGCCAGAAGAGCTTTGCAAAAGCTCGGCTTGGACGAGACCTACAAGGGTGTCGAGGAAGTCGAGGGTGAGTACGAGTTGACCGAGGCCGTTGAGGATGGTCCAAGACCTTTCAAGGTTTTCTTGGACATTGGTTTGCAGAGAACCACCACCGGTGCTAGAGTGTTCGGTGTGTTGAAGGGTGCCTCTGACGGTGGTTTGTACATTCCTCACTCTCCAAACAGATTCCCTGGTTGGGACATTGAGTCTGAGGAGTTGGACGCCgagctcttgagaaagtaCATCATGGGTGGCCACATTGCTGAGTACATGGAGGAGTTGATggatgacgatgaggagaagTACAGACAGGTGTTCAAGTCCTACATTGACGAGGAAATTGACCCTGAGGACATTGAGGAGATTTACATGAACGCCCACGAGAAGATCAGAGAGGACCCATCTTTCAAGCCTactgagaagaagttcaccAAGGAGCAGTACGCTGCTGAGTCCAAGAAAtacaaggccaagaagttgaccaaGGAGCAGAGACAGGCCAAGATTGCCGAGAAGATCGCTGCTTTCAAGGCTGCTCAGGAGTAA
- a CDS encoding 3-hydroxyanthranilate 3,4-dioxygenase: MLTPPINIKNWIAENGHLLKPPVNNYCLHRGGATVMIVGGPNERTDYHVNQTPEYFHQLKGKMCLKVVDEGEFKDIVIEEGDSFLLPGNVPHNPVRFANTIGLVVEQDRPEGVNDKIRWYCRNCKEIVHEIVFYCSDLGTQVKEAILSFDGDDEARTCKKCGEYNYSKPQV, from the coding sequence ATGCTTACGCCGCCGATCAACATCAAAAACTGGATAGCCGAAAACGGTCACTTGTTGAAACCGCCCGTCAACAACTATTGTCTTCACCGTGGGGGTGCGACTGTTATGATAGTAGGAGGGCCCAACGAGAGAACTGACTACCATGTGAACCAGACCCCAGAGTATTTCCACCAGCTCAAAGGGAAAATGTGCTTgaaagttgttgatgaaggtgagtTCAAGGACATTGTGATCGAAGAAGGCGACTCGTTTTTGTTACCAGGGAATGTGCCTCACAACCCCGTGAGGTTTGCCAATACCATTGGCTTGGTGGTGGAGCAGGATCGGCCCGAGGGAGTCAACGACAAGATCCGGTGGTACTGCCGTAATTGCAAAGAAATCGTGCACGAGATTGTGTTCTACTGCTCGGATTTGGGCACACAGGTTAAGGAGGCCATTTTGTCGTTCGATGGGGACGACGAGGCCAGGACATGCAAGAAGTGTGGCGAGTACAACTACTCGAAGCCACAGGTCTAG
- a CDS encoding mitochondrial 2-oxodicarboxylate carrier, with protein MSENPLPFIYQFAAGAIAGVSEILVMYPLDVVKTRQQLATTSDYNGTIRCLRKIVAEEGFSRLYKGITAPILMEAPKRATKFAANDEWGKFYRKAFDMPHMNQSLAVLTGATAGATESFVVVPFELIKIKLQDKTSKFNGMGDVMKHVIKENGVLGMYKGLESTMWRHVAWNAGYFGLIHQVRSLMPKPKSSSEKTMIDLTCGTIGGTFGTVLNTPFDVVKSRIQAGSSKYIWTLPSVVTVAKEEGFAALYKGFIPKVLRLGPGGGILLVVFTTCMDFFRTIHEKK; from the coding sequence ATGTCCGAGAATCCTTTGCCTTTCATCTATCAATTCGCTGCGGGCGCCATTGCCGGCGTCTCGGAGATTTTGGTCATGTACCCGTTAGACGTTGTGAAAACGAGACAGCAGTTGGCTACCACCTCTGACTACAACGGCACCATCAGATGCTTGCGTAAGATTGTCGCCGAGGAAGGTTTTTCCAGATTGTACAAGGGCATCACGGCTCCGATCTTGATGGAGGCTCCAAAGAGAGCCACCAAGTTTGCTGCCAACGATGAGTGGGGCAAATTCTACAGGAAAGCATTTGACATGCCTCACATGAACCAGTCGTTGGCAGTCTTGACAGGTGCTACCGCCGGTGCCACCGAGTCATTTGTGGTGGTGCCTTTCGAATTGATTAAAATCAAATTGCAGGATAAAACTTCTAAGTTTAACGGGATGGGCGACGTCATGAAGCACGTTATCAAGGAAAACGGTGTCCTCGGCATGTATAAGGGATTGGAGTCCACCATGTGGAGACATGTGGCTTGGAACGCCGGTTACTTTGGCTTGATCCACCAAGTGAGATCGTTGATGCCCAAACCAAAGTCTTCGAGCGAGAAGACCATGATAGACTTGACGTGCGGTACCATTGGTGGTACTTTCGGCACAGTTTTGAACACTCCCTTCGATGTGGTGAAGTCCAGAATCCAGGCTGGTTCCTCCAAATACATCTGGACTCTCCCCTCTGTGGTGACGGTGGCCAAGGAAGAAGGGTTCGCTGCTTTGTACAAGGGCTTCATTCCTAAGGTCTTAAGATTGGGTCCTGGCGGTGGTATTCTTTTGGTGGTCTTTACTACATGCATGGACTTCTTCAGAACGATCCACGAGAAGAAGTAA
- the STE13 gene encoding Ste13p, producing the protein MSYQHLDDQPPEAIPLQDLAADGNENESSSEYADDSDSSQMFDEIASYNRKRQVVGDFTESPSYQRIKDRFFGTNQVSKRLLVGISVGAVLLWLVALIVYSNGRARKVTSDLWHGGSTNIVALENRNVSLNTYSAQLANVSMAEYRKGVYFPDEKVVRWLTEAQRPSLDDHMGNKDSGFYLTRVEKSFVVRQVGTDYSRTIRESPQFEAFNNFFYVEDMLLNPGAAADDPNTWHLLRSDSIPQWRHSSFALYWLWNPSTASYKPILPKTEKEGKERLEKVHFATFNPSGDKVTFGHNHDLYLLDIDTMDITRVTDTGSSTVFNGKPDWVYEEDVYPHAMMLWWSSDSKHLAYATIDDTNVKEYDMDYYVKESDKVGMSYESPSGDKVDDVNQYPLRSSIRYPKPGTSNPIVSMSVYDTDSGETLTIGPLSDDEIGHDFILYDAKWIDDNSLLLKVSDRTSSILKKKAFLLSEKKLQSVHTTNSSAFSGWIEKAQPITIIESDKKNKYIDRIVSDDRVQLAVFESATTDKPSKIIGSIHSSSPVAYNAVDEEIYFLTEDKMDYQLMAFSMRENTAKSLTVESGKYDVSFNKDGQFVNLRYRGPNEPWQKLVNIADLTEDPEVLESIKPINDVQRLSRDLAKVNMPTRIYSQVRVGHSSSSAELNMIEIFPPRFDPKKAHPLLVHVYGGPGSTTVEKGFSVDFQDIVSASLGAVVLIIDPRGTGSDDWKQKSWASKRIGYWEASDVIDVAKDYISRNKYIDAKRTAVWGWSYGGFTTLKTLERDKGEVFKFGMAVAPVTNWLFYNSVYTERYMKSPADNDNYKSTSKITDFEAFKGVSRFLVMAGSADDNVHLQNLFWLTDNLNIHNVENYDMHIFPDSDHSIYYHNANTIIYDKLLNLLDMAYRGLWD; encoded by the coding sequence ATGTCATACCAGCACTTGGACGATCAGCCGCCAGAGGCAATTCCTCTACAAGACCTTGCTGCTGATGGAAATGAAAACGAGAGCCTGTCTGAATATGCCGACGATTCGGACTCGTCTCAGATGTTTGACGAGATTGCCTCCTATAATAGGAAACGCCAAGTTGTGGGGGATTTCACCGAGAGCCCGAGTTACCAACGAATAAAAGACCGCTTCTTTGGCACAAATCAAGTTCTGAAAAGACTTCTCGTGGGAATCTCCGTGGGGGCAGTGCTACTATGGCTAGTGGCTCTCATTGTATACTCAAACGGCAGAGCCCGAAAAGTCACGTCTGATCTATGGCATGGAGGCAGCACAAACATAGTGGCGCTAGAAAACCGAAATGTGTCGTTGAACACATATCTGGCACAATTGGCCAACGTTTCGATGGCCGAATACCGAAAAGGGGTGTACTTCCCTGATGAAAAAGTTGTACGCTGGCTTACGGAAGCTCAGCGCCCAAGTCTCGATGACCACATGGGGAATAAAGATTCAGGATTCTACTTGACTCGTGTGGAAAAATCTTTTGTTGTTCGCCAGGTCGGAACAGACTATTCAAGGACTATTCGGGAGTCTCCTCAATTCGAGGCTTTTAATAATTTCTTCTACGTGGAAGACATGCTTCTTAATCCTGGAGCGGCTGCAGACGACCCAAACACCTGGCATTTGTTACGATCTGATCTGATTCCTCAGTGGAGGCACCTGTCGTTTGCTTTATACTGGCTATGGAACCCCTCAACGGCTTCGTATAAGCCTATTTTACCTAAGACAGAAAAAGAGGGAAAGGAACGTCTTGAAAAGGTTCATTTTGCCACTTTCAATCCGTCTGGTGACAAAGTCACATTCGGTCATAACCACGATCTCTACCTTCTTGATATTGATACCATGGATATTACTAGAGTCACCGATACTGGCTCACTGACAGTCTTCAACGGCAAGCCTGACTGGGTGTACGAAGAGGATGTTTATCCACATGCTATGATGCTCTGGTGGTCCTCTGATCTGAAGCATCTCGCCTACGCTACCATCGATGATACCAATGTGAAAGAGTACGACATGGACTACTACGTCAAGGAGTCTGATAAGGTAGGAATGTCGTATGAGAGTCCGCTGGGGGATAAAGTCGACGATGTTAATCAATACCCACTCAGATCCAGCATTCGCTATCCCAAGCCGGGCACGCTGAACCCGATTGTGTCCATGAGCGTATATGATACCGATTCTGGTGAAACCTTGACGATAGGTCCCCTTTCCGACGACGAGATTGGACATGATTTCATACTTTATGATGCAAAATGGATCGACGATAATAGCCTTTTGCTAAAGGTGAGTGACCGTACGAGCTCAATtctaaaaaagaaagcttttcttttaagtgaaaagaagcttcaatCCGTACACACAACCAATAGCTCGGCCTTCAGTGGCTGGATCGAAAAAGCGCAACCAATTACCATCATCGAGAgtgacaagaagaacaagtaTATTGATAGAATTGTTAGCGATGATCGTGTCCAATTAGCCGTCTTTGAGCTGGCCACAACTGATAAACCCTCCAAAATTATTGGATCAATTCATTCGAGCTCTCCAGTGGCTTACAATGCTGTGGATGAAGAAATATACTTTCTCACTGAGGACAAGATGGACTATCAGTTAATGGCATTTTCGATGAGAGAGAACACTGCAAAGCTGTTGACAGTGGAATCTGGCAAGTACGATGTGCTGTTTAATAAGGATGGGCAGTTTGTCAACTTACGCTATCGCGGTCCGAATGAGCCATGGCAAAAGCTTGTAAACATAGCTGATTTGACAGAGGATCCCGAAGTTCTAGAATCTATAAAGCCGATCAATGATGTCCAAAGATTACTGCGAGATCTCGCCAAAGTCAATATGCCAACTCGAATATATAGCCAAGTAAGGGTTGGCCattcctcttcatctgcaGAGCTCAACATGATAGAGATATTTCCTCCCAGGTTTGATCCCAAGAAGGCGCACCCTTTGTTGGTGCACGTATACGGTGGACCTGGCTCTACAACTGTCGAGAAAGGCTTCAGCGTTGATTTTCAGGATATTGTTAGTGCTAGCCTTGGGGCGGTGGTTTTGATCATAGATCCCAGGGGTACGGGAAGCGACGACTGGAAACAGAAATCGTGGGCAAGCAAGCGAATCGGATACTGGGAAGCGTCTGACGTTATAGACGTGGCCAAGGACTACATTTCTAGGAACAAGTATATTGATGCCAAGCGTACGGCTGTTTGGGGCTGGTCATATGGTGGTTTCACCACACTTAAAACTTTGGAGCGCGATAAGGGAGAAGTCTTCAAGTTTGGCATGGCAGTGGCACCTGTCACTAACTGGCTTTTCTATAATTCCGTCTACACAGAGCGCTACATGAAAAGCCCAGCAGACAATGACAACTATAaatcaacttcaaaaatcACCGACTTTGAGGCGTTCAAGGGCGTCTCCCgatttttggtgatggcgGGCTCTGCCGATGATAACGTCCATCTTCAGAATCTTTTCTGGCTTACAGACAATTTGAATATTCACAATGTCGAAAATTATGACATGCATATCTTCCCAGATAGTGACCACTCCATCTACTACCATAATGCGAACACTATCATCTACGATAAACTTCTCAACTTGTTGGACATGGCTTACCGAGGGTTGTGGGATTAA